In a single window of the Desulfovibrio mangrovi genome:
- a CDS encoding ATP-binding protein: protein MIQAMSKHGRGHSSSGLFAVMLTLLLAVVILAGDNVYRVYKREQDIRVSRAQELVNNLLEQTNAFYERYDTTFRALALTVPFSHHQTEPANHLARRLLEANPELVNVAATDKTGVFFASAIPFKQSGASISNLDFFKRIAAGAPKVVMNPHLGPLSKHLVTGMIVPLHTEEGEFNGVIGASILFSSLTKQWDRYIAGKDISLLVWDHAMVIRHGSDDKKGLIGEPLADDTTLSAVLPLDKRQAQSVLFSESGRRYRAVTGFSEISNLQFAVILEHDIPLMHVFEKTPYLWVLLATIGMLAVSSVVVYVRERDWQANLLVSERQYQNLLDAIPATLVGINADGVVTHWNRAAEAMTGVSAVRALGADVRSLILRPQMEPLLQQVLNKEEVAESLNVKVMTEDGIRYENIRCYPVVAGKMFGALLRIDDVTEQVRFNEVMIQTEKMMSVGGLAAGMAHEINNPLGIIMQSTQNVFRRVSSEMKANQQVAEELGVDLTSVGRYLEARGVMGFLRNIREATGRGSKIVSNMLQFSRQSSGQKQPCDMNQLLDGALALAQGEYSMRKKYDFKRVRIIKDYAENLPKVECAATEIEQVVLNILKNAAQAMAEHCEKDCQPEIGLQTRLVDGDVRIDIWDNGPGMEQSVQDNIFKPFFSTKPVGSGTGLGLSVSHFIITQNHKGTLGVDSELGKGSRFIIHLPLVAENNRSAANGIGVPNEE, encoded by the coding sequence ATGATTCAAGCAATGAGCAAACATGGAAGGGGGCATTCAAGCAGCGGTTTGTTTGCTGTCATGCTTACGCTACTGCTTGCAGTTGTAATTCTCGCAGGTGACAATGTATATCGTGTATACAAACGTGAACAGGATATAAGGGTTTCCCGGGCTCAGGAGCTCGTTAATAACCTGTTGGAACAGACCAACGCTTTTTATGAGCGTTATGACACAACTTTCAGGGCTCTTGCTCTGACTGTGCCGTTTTCACATCATCAAACTGAACCTGCCAATCATTTGGCTCGGCGACTCCTTGAGGCCAATCCCGAGCTGGTAAATGTAGCTGCCACGGATAAAACCGGAGTTTTCTTTGCCTCAGCCATTCCTTTCAAGCAATCGGGCGCTTCCATAAGTAACCTTGATTTTTTCAAGCGTATTGCCGCTGGTGCGCCCAAGGTTGTCATGAATCCTCATCTGGGCCCCCTCAGCAAGCATCTTGTTACTGGGATGATAGTTCCGTTGCATACGGAAGAAGGAGAGTTTAACGGGGTTATCGGGGCATCCATCCTTTTCAGCAGTCTGACAAAACAGTGGGACAGGTATATTGCCGGAAAAGATATCTCATTGTTGGTATGGGATCATGCGATGGTCATCAGGCATGGTTCCGATGACAAGAAAGGGTTGATCGGTGAGCCGCTTGCCGACGACACAACCCTGTCGGCAGTGTTGCCTCTTGATAAACGCCAGGCTCAGTCTGTGCTGTTTTCGGAATCCGGGAGGCGCTACCGGGCTGTCACAGGTTTTTCAGAGATCAGCAACCTGCAGTTCGCCGTTATACTTGAGCATGATATTCCTCTGATGCATGTGTTTGAAAAAACACCATATCTATGGGTTCTGCTGGCGACCATCGGCATGTTGGCAGTATCGTCGGTCGTGGTTTATGTGCGTGAGCGGGATTGGCAAGCCAATCTGCTGGTCAGTGAGCGTCAGTATCAGAATCTGCTTGACGCCATTCCGGCCACGCTTGTCGGCATCAATGCGGACGGAGTGGTCACTCATTGGAACCGGGCTGCAGAGGCGATGACCGGTGTCTCTGCTGTCCGTGCACTTGGAGCTGATGTGCGTTCTCTTATTCTTCGTCCCCAGATGGAACCATTACTGCAACAGGTCTTGAATAAGGAGGAAGTTGCCGAGTCTCTCAATGTAAAGGTGATGACGGAGGATGGCATAAGGTACGAAAATATTCGTTGTTATCCTGTTGTGGCGGGAAAGATGTTCGGTGCTTTGCTTCGAATTGATGATGTGACTGAACAGGTGCGTTTCAATGAAGTAATGATTCAGACGGAAAAGATGATGTCCGTGGGCGGGCTGGCTGCCGGCATGGCGCATGAAATCAACAACCCGCTTGGCATTATTATGCAGAGCACCCAGAATGTTTTTCGTCGGGTGTCATCTGAGATGAAGGCGAATCAACAGGTGGCTGAAGAGTTGGGCGTGGATCTCACGTCTGTGGGCCGTTATCTGGAAGCGCGTGGTGTCATGGGTTTCCTCCGGAACATTCGTGAGGCGACAGGGCGTGGTTCCAAGATCGTCAGCAACATGCTGCAATTCAGCCGCCAGAGCAGCGGGCAGAAGCAGCCTTGCGATATGAACCAGCTGCTTGATGGTGCATTGGCGTTGGCTCAGGGTGAATATAGCATGCGCAAGAAGTATGACTTTAAACGAGTTAGAATCATCAAGGACTATGCTGAAAACTTGCCTAAAGTCGAATGCGCCGCCACGGAAATTGAACAGGTTGTGCTCAATATTTTGAAGAATGCAGCGCAGGCCATGGCAGAGCATTGTGAGAAAGATTGCCAGCCAGAAATTGGCTTGCAGACTCGGTTGGTTGATGGGGATGTGCGAATTGATATATGGGATAATGGCCCCGGTATGGAGCAAAGTGTTCAAGACAATATCTTCAAACCATTTTTTTCCACTAAGCCCGTAGGAAGCGGAACAGGACTGGGGCTTTCGGTTTCACATTTCATCATAACACAAAACCATAAAGGGACGTTAGGTGTGGACTCCGAACTCGGAAAAGGATCTCGTTTCATCATACACCTGCCTCTGGTTGCTGAGAATAACCGGAGCGCAGCCAATGGTATCGGAGTACCTAACGAAGAGTAG
- a CDS encoding formate dehydrogenase accessory sulfurtransferase FdhD: protein MAIKTHCTEAAPRGITIRRFKDGVWEDQHDVLSREIPIRIHTEHAPPKTLWAWPCNLADLALGHVLLDMGGAGRIGSVTQLAETEFDVKLGATLPPAAGNPAPIHAPVLLKAMADFMGGEGLWDDTGCFHRAGVLDPVSMQVLHRAEDIGRHNCLDRIAGWANRSNVDLSNKVMLVSARVTSSLCAKALRAGFRFIISRSAVTTASVDMATEHNATLVGFTRDKEGRFSVFVDNAGRVLA from the coding sequence ATGGCCATCAAGACGCACTGTACCGAAGCCGCCCCGCGCGGCATCACCATCCGCCGGTTCAAGGATGGAGTCTGGGAAGACCAGCATGACGTGCTCAGCCGCGAAATTCCCATACGCATACACACCGAACATGCACCGCCCAAGACATTGTGGGCATGGCCCTGCAATCTGGCAGACCTTGCACTCGGACACGTGCTGCTGGACATGGGCGGGGCTGGCCGTATCGGCAGCGTTACACAGCTTGCGGAAACAGAATTTGACGTAAAGCTCGGCGCAACGCTGCCTCCTGCTGCAGGCAACCCCGCTCCCATCCACGCCCCGGTGCTGCTCAAGGCCATGGCGGACTTCATGGGCGGCGAGGGCCTGTGGGACGACACCGGCTGTTTTCATCGCGCCGGAGTTCTGGATCCCGTATCCATGCAGGTGCTGCACCGTGCGGAAGACATTGGCCGCCACAACTGTCTGGATCGCATTGCCGGATGGGCCAACCGCTCCAATGTGGACCTTTCGAACAAGGTCATGCTGGTTTCGGCACGGGTCACTTCCAGCCTGTGCGCCAAGGCGCTTCGAGCCGGATTCCGGTTCATCATCAGCCGCTCCGCCGTCACCACGGCCTCCGTGGACATGGCCACTGAGCACAACGCAACGCTGGTAGGCTTCACACGGGACAAGGAAGGCCGCTTCTCCGTCTTTGTGGACAATGCCGGACGGGTGCTTGCGTGA
- a CDS encoding branched-chain amino acid ABC transporter permease, which yields MLQGFLQYVINSLQWGSFYALIAVGYTLVYGVLLLINFAHGDIFMVGAYIAFFVSSMLIAELSGFASGWMLVAMAVPLTMLLTACVGVTLERVAYRPLRKKGAHRLYVVITALMCGLILENGNLALLGASRKKFPEMVDTVVLNIGGASITNLKLMVIFAAIGVFLFLHWIVTKTKLGMAMRAVSFDKFAVPLMGIPLNTVIVFTFILGSGFAGLAGMLFAMSYPILEPYMGALIGWKAFIAAVVGGIGDIRGAFIGGFLLAFIEIGVASVLPSSFRDLFAFSILLVILWMKPTGLFGIAKTTKI from the coding sequence CTGCTACAAGGCTTCCTGCAATACGTCATCAACTCGTTGCAGTGGGGCAGTTTCTACGCCCTTATAGCTGTTGGATATACCCTGGTTTATGGCGTGCTGCTTCTTATCAACTTCGCCCATGGTGATATTTTCATGGTCGGAGCCTATATCGCATTTTTCGTCTCTTCCATGCTCATTGCCGAACTGAGCGGTTTCGCTTCCGGCTGGATGCTGGTCGCCATGGCTGTGCCGCTCACCATGCTGCTGACGGCCTGCGTGGGGGTTACCCTTGAACGCGTGGCTTACCGCCCCTTGCGCAAAAAAGGTGCTCACAGACTGTACGTTGTCATCACGGCACTCATGTGCGGTCTCATCCTTGAAAACGGCAACCTCGCGCTGCTCGGAGCAAGCCGCAAAAAATTCCCCGAGATGGTTGATACTGTTGTTCTCAACATCGGCGGGGCATCCATCACGAACCTCAAGCTGATGGTTATTTTCGCAGCCATCGGCGTTTTCCTTTTCCTGCACTGGATCGTGACCAAGACAAAGCTTGGCATGGCCATGCGCGCGGTATCGTTCGACAAGTTCGCAGTTCCGCTCATGGGCATTCCGCTGAACACGGTCATCGTGTTCACCTTCATTCTCGGTTCCGGCTTTGCGGGGCTTGCAGGCATGCTGTTCGCCATGTCCTACCCTATCCTTGAACCGTACATGGGGGCGCTCATCGGCTGGAAGGCCTTCATCGCAGCGGTTGTGGGCGGCATCGGCGACATTCGCGGAGCCTTTATCGGCGGCTTCCTGCTCGCCTTTATCGAAATCGGCGTTGCCTCGGTGCTGCCGTCTTCCTTCCGCGACCTCTTTGCCTTCAGCATCCTGCTGGTCATCCTCTGGATGAAGCCCACGGGCCTGTTCGGCATTGCCAAGACCACCAAGATCTAA
- a CDS encoding ABC transporter ATP-binding protein: MALLEISNMTQRFGGLQAVSDFNISIEEGQLLALIGPNGAGKTTVFNLTSGFYQPTEGTIMFNGKPTAGLKPHQVTSMGIARTFQNIRLWHDMTVLDNIRISQHYRMGYNVWDAFLRTKRYRKSEASIDSTAWEMLEAMSLKEYAYERPKNLPYGMQRRVEIARAMSIKPKLLLLDEPAAGLNSADVEGLIKLIRWIHNEFDITIWMIEHQMKVVMSLCEHIKVIDFGSTIADGTPEEIQENPVVIKAYLGDDTI; this comes from the coding sequence ATGGCACTTCTCGAAATAAGCAACATGACCCAGCGCTTCGGCGGCCTGCAGGCTGTTTCCGACTTCAATATCAGCATTGAGGAAGGACAACTGCTCGCCCTCATCGGCCCCAACGGCGCAGGCAAGACCACCGTGTTCAACCTGACCTCAGGCTTCTACCAGCCCACGGAAGGCACCATCATGTTCAACGGCAAGCCCACTGCGGGCCTCAAGCCGCATCAGGTGACCTCCATGGGCATTGCACGCACCTTCCAGAACATCCGGCTCTGGCACGACATGACCGTGCTGGACAACATCCGCATCTCCCAGCATTACCGCATGGGGTACAACGTGTGGGATGCCTTTCTGCGCACCAAGCGGTACCGGAAAAGCGAAGCGTCCATCGACAGCACGGCTTGGGAAATGCTCGAGGCGATGAGCCTGAAGGAATATGCCTATGAGCGCCCCAAGAACCTGCCCTACGGCATGCAGCGCCGTGTGGAAATTGCGCGCGCCATGTCCATCAAACCCAAACTGCTGTTGCTGGACGAACCTGCGGCAGGCCTCAACTCCGCAGATGTGGAGGGGCTGATCAAGCTGATTCGATGGATTCACAATGAATTCGACATCACCATCTGGATGATTGAACACCAGATGAAGGTGGTCATGTCCCTGTGTGAACACATCAAGGTCATTGATTTCGGTTCCACCATCGCCGACGGTACCCCGGAAGAGATTCAGGAGAATCCCGTGGTCATCAAGGCATACCTTGGAGACGATACAATCTGA
- a CDS encoding branched-chain amino acid ABC transporter permease gives MQKHTFTIALLLSCLALVGSAQYSLLDQYILTVIMFMGINIILSSSLNIINGYMGEFSCGHGGFMCVGAYVSSVLSVALFTKDKVFGPALLPPDLAWLGFPFVILAGAGVAAIAGLIVALPSFKTRGDYLAIITIAANYMIISAIENMDVIGGPRGFQGMKRVINAMGDTADIPWMLIWIIIGTLFSIWIIRRFVSSTYGKGIIAISQDEVAAEIMSVNTNKMKIAAFMLSSGLAGLAGGLFAHVYGYVNPQSFNIMKSTECLVMVYLGGMGSLSGSVLSAVLFTMLIEALRFVIPEIDSLMHTMGILPDSYEISQVWKWVIIPLILFFLMQFRPEGILGNRELPDLFPKLRKLYSFR, from the coding sequence ATGCAAAAACACACGTTCACCATCGCGCTGTTGCTCTCCTGCCTTGCCTTGGTGGGTAGTGCGCAATACAGCCTTCTTGACCAGTACATCCTCACGGTCATCATGTTCATGGGGATCAACATCATTCTGTCCTCCAGCCTGAACATCATCAACGGCTACATGGGCGAATTCTCATGCGGACACGGTGGATTCATGTGCGTAGGCGCCTATGTCTCCTCTGTTCTCTCTGTGGCCCTGTTCACCAAGGACAAGGTGTTCGGCCCCGCCCTGCTGCCGCCAGACCTGGCCTGGCTGGGCTTTCCCTTCGTCATCCTTGCCGGTGCAGGAGTAGCTGCCATTGCCGGCCTGATCGTAGCCCTGCCCTCGTTCAAGACCCGCGGCGACTATCTCGCCATCATCACCATTGCGGCCAACTACATGATCATCTCTGCCATTGAGAACATGGACGTGATCGGCGGCCCCCGCGGTTTTCAGGGCATGAAACGCGTCATCAACGCCATGGGCGACACGGCTGACATCCCGTGGATGCTGATCTGGATCATCATCGGCACCCTCTTCTCCATCTGGATCATCCGTCGCTTCGTATCGTCCACCTACGGCAAGGGCATCATCGCCATCAGTCAGGACGAAGTGGCAGCGGAAATCATGAGCGTTAATACCAACAAGATGAAAATCGCGGCCTTCATGCTCTCCTCCGGCCTCGCTGGTCTTGCGGGCGGCTTGTTCGCCCATGTTTACGGCTACGTTAACCCGCAGTCGTTCAACATCATGAAGTCCACGGAATGCTTGGTCATGGTCTACCTCGGCGGCATGGGCTCGCTCAGCGGCTCCGTGCTCAGCGCCGTACTCTTCACCATGCTCATCGAAGCCCTGCGCTTTGTCATTCCGGAGATCGACAGCCTCATGCACACCATGGGCATCCTGCCGGACAGCTATGAAATCTCGCAGGTATGGAAATGGGTTATCATCCCGCTTATCCTGTTCTTCCTCATGCAGTTCCGGCCCGAAGGCATTCTGGGCAACAGGGAACTGCCTGATCTCTTCCCGAAACTGCGCAAACTCTACAGCTTCAGGTAG
- a CDS encoding ABC transporter ATP-binding protein produces the protein MLLSIENLYVKYGNIEALHGVTFHVDEGEIVTLIGANGAGKSTTLNSIMRLPPPEAPRVMSGDIKFRGQSILNVEPHDVVAKLNLALAPEGRRIFGNLTVMENLTLATYARKNDPDTEIKRDLARIFDLFPRLAERKNQRSESLSGGEQQMLAVGRAMMTKCDVLLLDEPSMGLAPLLMYEMFRTLKQINQEDGLTIVVVEQNAKVALSLAHRGYVLDTGEIVASGSAEELVNDPEVKKAYLGG, from the coding sequence ATGCTGCTATCTATCGAAAACTTATACGTAAAATATGGAAATATCGAGGCGCTGCACGGCGTGACCTTCCATGTGGACGAAGGCGAGATCGTTACGCTCATCGGTGCCAACGGTGCGGGCAAATCCACCACGCTGAACAGCATCATGCGTCTGCCTCCTCCCGAGGCTCCCCGCGTGATGTCCGGCGACATCAAGTTCAGGGGACAATCCATCCTGAACGTGGAACCCCATGACGTTGTCGCCAAGCTGAATCTTGCGCTTGCGCCGGAAGGTCGACGCATCTTCGGCAACCTGACCGTCATGGAAAACCTGACGCTGGCCACCTATGCCCGCAAGAACGATCCGGACACGGAGATTAAGCGCGACCTTGCGCGCATCTTCGACCTCTTCCCCCGCCTTGCGGAACGCAAGAACCAGCGCAGCGAATCCCTTTCCGGCGGCGAACAGCAGATGCTGGCCGTAGGCCGCGCCATGATGACCAAATGCGATGTGCTGCTGCTGGACGAACCTTCCATGGGACTTGCCCCTCTGCTCATGTACGAAATGTTCCGTACCCTGAAGCAGATCAATCAGGAAGACGGCCTGACCATCGTGGTGGTTGAGCAGAACGCAAAGGTTGCACTCAGCCTTGCGCACCGTGGCTATGTGCTGGATACCGGCGAAATCGTGGCCAGCGGTTCTGCCGAAGAACTCGTCAACGACCCCGAAGTGAAAAAGGCCTATCTGGGCGGCTAG
- a CDS encoding formate dehydrogenase accessory protein FdhE, translating into MSFDMDKEQKRLERKLTLLSKKEFLPAALLRIVSDTATLQLASRSEVSVKAPALPTPPDAHVQGVPLLPRELFVYDAKQTAILFGKLLALMEAIGGSLTEAAGSIRKGLEDRSFNLSEACEAFLKDDHLFFADWAARLPDAPSLVRFLVQGSLSPSLEAVAEQLREHHNNDEPWTFGHCPYCGSQPLIASLHEKEGFKHLSCSFCRSDYRAKRLQCAFCGEEDHEKLEYFKAEGEPGFEVHVCRTCNCYMKTADFRTLDAVSIPALDDLESLALDILAREQGLSRPTLSAWGF; encoded by the coding sequence ATGAGCTTTGACATGGACAAGGAACAGAAACGTCTTGAGCGCAAGCTCACCCTATTGAGCAAAAAAGAGTTTCTGCCCGCCGCATTGCTGCGCATCGTTTCCGACACAGCCACCTTGCAGCTTGCAAGCCGCAGCGAGGTTTCCGTTAAGGCCCCAGCCCTCCCCACTCCGCCGGACGCCCACGTTCAGGGTGTGCCGCTTCTGCCTCGCGAGTTATTTGTCTATGATGCAAAACAGACCGCCATCCTTTTTGGCAAGCTGCTGGCACTCATGGAAGCAATCGGCGGGAGCCTGACAGAAGCCGCAGGGAGTATCCGCAAAGGCCTTGAAGACAGAAGCTTCAATCTTTCAGAAGCATGCGAAGCCTTTTTGAAGGATGACCATCTGTTCTTCGCGGACTGGGCAGCCAGACTGCCCGATGCCCCGAGCCTGGTCCGTTTTCTGGTGCAGGGCAGCCTCTCTCCCTCGCTTGAGGCCGTAGCTGAACAGCTGCGGGAGCATCATAACAATGACGAACCATGGACCTTCGGCCATTGTCCCTACTGCGGATCCCAGCCGCTCATCGCTTCACTTCATGAGAAGGAAGGCTTCAAACACCTGAGCTGCTCCTTCTGCCGTTCCGACTATCGTGCAAAGCGCCTGCAATGCGCCTTCTGCGGCGAAGAGGACCACGAAAAGCTTGAATATTTCAAAGCGGAAGGCGAACCCGGCTTCGAGGTGCATGTGTGCCGGACCTGCAACTGTTACATGAAAACAGCAGATTTCAGGACGCTCGATGCCGTGAGCATCCCTGCCCTTGACGATCTTGAGTCGCTGGCGCTGGATATTCTGGCCCGCGAACAGGGGCTTTCGCGCCCAACGCTTTCCGCATGGGGATTCTGA
- a CDS encoding ABC transporter substrate-binding protein, with translation MRKIVFTALLVLLFAAQAIAADTIKIGFNIPLTGDIPKVGEASKFAAEMLKEDINGAGGLDVGGTKYMLDFIYEDNESKAESAVNVALKLIERDQVVAIVGPNSSKQAVPAGGTCDDNQTPMVTPWSTNPDTTLDRPWVFRAAFLDPFQGPVVANFAEKTFGAKTAAVIYDVSNDYSKGLAEIFQQVWEGKKGAGSVVAFESHGTKDQDFSAQLSTIVAAKPDFIFVPDNYNQVALIIKQARQLGYKGPFMGSDAWGSAELMTLCGDDCAGQYFSTHYAAAGATGKTKEFIDRYSAKYGYTPDDVAALTWDATRLVLQAIQEAGKVESDVRKERKAIREAMSKIQKFEGITGTMSFDEQGDPIKCAVVVKISPKGEFEFTESVCPQ, from the coding sequence ATGAGGAAAATCGTCTTTACGGCTCTGTTAGTGCTGCTTTTCGCTGCTCAGGCCATTGCAGCAGACACCATCAAGATCGGCTTCAACATCCCGCTCACCGGTGACATCCCGAAGGTAGGTGAAGCCTCCAAGTTCGCCGCCGAAATGCTCAAGGAAGACATCAACGGCGCTGGTGGCCTTGATGTGGGCGGCACGAAGTACATGCTGGACTTCATCTATGAAGATAACGAGTCCAAGGCTGAATCTGCCGTTAACGTTGCTCTCAAGCTCATTGAGCGCGACCAGGTCGTAGCCATTGTCGGCCCCAACTCTTCCAAGCAGGCTGTGCCCGCCGGCGGCACCTGCGACGACAACCAGACCCCCATGGTGACCCCCTGGTCCACCAACCCCGACACCACCCTGGACCGTCCCTGGGTATTCCGCGCTGCCTTCCTCGATCCCTTCCAGGGTCCCGTGGTAGCCAACTTTGCCGAAAAGACTTTCGGTGCAAAGACCGCAGCTGTCATTTATGACGTTTCCAACGACTACTCCAAGGGCCTTGCCGAAATCTTCCAGCAGGTCTGGGAAGGCAAGAAGGGCGCCGGTTCCGTGGTTGCTTTCGAATCCCACGGCACCAAGGACCAGGACTTCTCCGCTCAGCTGTCCACCATCGTGGCAGCCAAGCCCGATTTCATCTTTGTTCCCGACAACTACAATCAGGTAGCCCTGATCATTAAGCAGGCCCGTCAGCTCGGCTACAAGGGCCCCTTCATGGGTTCCGACGCCTGGGGTTCCGCTGAACTGATGACCCTGTGCGGCGACGACTGCGCCGGTCAGTACTTCTCCACCCACTACGCAGCAGCCGGCGCAACCGGCAAGACCAAGGAATTCATCGACCGTTACTCTGCCAAGTACGGCTACACCCCCGACGACGTTGCTGCCCTGACTTGGGACGCAACCCGTCTGGTGCTGCAGGCCATTCAGGAAGCAGGTAAGGTTGAGTCCGACGTCCGCAAGGAACGCAAGGCCATCCGCGAAGCCATGTCCAAGATTCAGAAGTTCGAAGGCATCACCGGCACCATGAGCTTTGACGAACAGGGCGACCCCATCAAGTGCGCCGTTGTCGTAAAGATCAGCCCCAAGGGTGAGTTCGAATTCACCGAATCAGTCTGCCCGCAATAG